A DNA window from Leptospira langatensis contains the following coding sequences:
- a CDS encoding phytoene desaturase family protein, translating to MADQIMEYSSKEYDVCVIGSGPNGLSAAALLASAGHSVLVLEASDTIGGGLRSKELTLPGFLHDVCSAAHPMGILSPYLKTLPLEKHGLEWIEPKASVAHPLDGERAVLLKLSLEETAEDLGMDRKAYRDLLSPFLKDPDGLLSDALAPLGIPKHPFLLARFGLLGIRSARSIAENFFQEERAKALFAGCAGHSILPLSRALTGALGLLFSITGHIRSWPIVAGGSQMIAKSLASYLQTINVEIKTGQKVENLRQLPKTRAILFDTSPDQLAILGEKILPSSYIRRIKSYRYGPGVFKMDWALDGPIPWKDPRCLEASTVHLGGKFSEIAASEAEVWKGKHPEKPYILVVQQSQFDPKRAPKGKHTGYAYCHVPHGSNLDLTEVLEKQIERFAPGFKDRILARHTMNTQDFYGYNANYVGGAITGGVADLTQAFFRPIARMNPYGTPDPHLYICSASTPPGGGVHGMCGYYAAKSVLKKIHTLKPVRYK from the coding sequence TTGGCCGACCAAATAATGGAATATTCTTCCAAAGAATATGATGTTTGTGTAATAGGCTCGGGCCCTAACGGCCTGAGCGCAGCAGCCTTACTCGCGAGTGCCGGCCATTCGGTGCTCGTATTAGAAGCTTCCGATACGATAGGCGGCGGACTGAGAAGCAAGGAACTTACCCTGCCCGGATTCTTACACGACGTTTGCTCCGCGGCGCATCCCATGGGGATCCTTTCTCCTTATCTGAAGACCCTTCCCTTAGAAAAGCATGGACTGGAATGGATAGAACCGAAGGCCTCGGTAGCTCATCCTTTGGACGGAGAAAGGGCAGTCCTACTAAAACTTTCCTTAGAAGAAACTGCGGAAGATCTGGGAATGGACCGCAAAGCGTATCGTGATCTTCTTTCTCCCTTTCTAAAAGATCCGGACGGACTCCTTTCCGACGCTCTGGCTCCATTAGGAATCCCTAAACATCCATTCTTACTGGCTCGCTTCGGATTATTGGGAATACGCTCCGCAAGATCCATCGCCGAAAACTTCTTCCAAGAAGAAAGAGCCAAGGCACTATTCGCAGGATGCGCAGGCCATTCCATTCTTCCGTTAAGCAGAGCATTGACTGGAGCGCTCGGCCTATTATTCTCTATCACAGGACATATCAGATCTTGGCCGATAGTTGCGGGGGGATCCCAGATGATAGCAAAGTCCTTAGCCTCTTATCTCCAAACCATAAATGTAGAGATCAAAACCGGTCAAAAAGTAGAGAACTTAAGACAATTACCGAAGACAAGAGCGATATTATTCGATACCAGCCCGGACCAGCTAGCAATATTAGGAGAAAAAATATTACCTTCTTCTTATATAAGAAGAATTAAATCCTATCGTTATGGGCCCGGGGTATTTAAAATGGATTGGGCCTTGGACGGACCCATTCCCTGGAAAGATCCTCGTTGCCTCGAAGCCTCCACAGTTCATCTTGGAGGAAAATTCTCCGAAATTGCCGCCTCGGAAGCCGAAGTCTGGAAAGGAAAACACCCGGAAAAACCGTACATATTGGTGGTCCAACAAAGCCAATTCGATCCGAAACGAGCTCCTAAAGGAAAACATACGGGTTACGCGTATTGCCATGTTCCTCATGGATCCAATTTGGATCTAACCGAGGTCTTAGAAAAACAGATCGAACGATTTGCGCCCGGATTCAAAGATAGGATACTAGCCAGACATACAATGAATACCCAGGACTTCTATGGTTATAATGCGAACTATGTCGGAGGAGCGATCACAGGCGGGGTTGCCGATCTAACTCAGGCGTTCTTTCGACCGATCGCAAGAATGAATCCATACGGGACTCCCGATCCGCATTTGTATATTTGTTCCGCATCCACTCCACCGGGAGGAGGAGTACATGGGATGTGCGGGTATTATGCAGCCAAAAGCGTATTAAAGAAAATTCATACACTCAAACCGGTCCGGTACAAATAA
- a CDS encoding TetR/AcrR family transcriptional regulator: protein MKSSHLVSRREDNKTRNRNSIIEAARKVFASIGFEACSTREIIRASGLAQGTFYNYYKDKESVMQDIADELSEGIRSGIREARAKATTPLAFLSDAYFAVFNVMMQDRTHLELIARNRDIIRGYLFQGGPMTYILEELDRDVENMISAGSFSAHPIHITSVMMVAAGFEAMVLLANENRYDIRKLSDFLGLLFQGGIERVSQMMKDDGELFV from the coding sequence ATGAAATCTTCCCATCTAGTTTCCAGAAGAGAAGACAATAAGACCAGAAATAGGAACTCGATCATAGAGGCAGCGAGAAAGGTGTTCGCTTCCATAGGATTTGAGGCCTGCTCCACAAGGGAGATCATCCGCGCAAGCGGACTTGCCCAAGGAACCTTTTACAATTATTACAAGGATAAAGAATCCGTAATGCAGGATATCGCCGACGAATTATCGGAGGGTATCCGTTCCGGGATCCGAGAAGCAAGGGCAAAGGCAACGACTCCTCTCGCATTCTTAAGCGATGCCTATTTTGCGGTATTCAACGTAATGATGCAAGACCGAACCCATTTGGAATTGATCGCAAGGAACCGGGATATCATTCGGGGTTATCTTTTCCAAGGAGGCCCCATGACATATATATTAGAAGAATTAGATAGAGATGTGGAGAATATGATCTCTGCAGGAAGCTTCTCCGCTCACCCGATCCATATCACCTCAGTCATGATGGTCGCCGCCGGCTTTGAAGCAATGGTGCTCTTAGCAAATGAGAACCGCTACGATATCCGTAAGCTCTCGGATTTTCTAGGTCTCTTGTTCCAAGGCGGGATTGAAAGAGTCTCCCAAATGATGAAGGATGACGGAGAACTTTTTGTGTAA
- a CDS encoding DUF3556 domain-containing protein, whose product MFLPKAPPYDALAWAKMSFAERARLSCQAWAIQGYGSPLGAYIVYVLKIVGYIAGWIYFCSFTPGLGEWGTISWWFQPIAFQKAIVWSLLFEVLGLGCGSGPLTGRYFPPIGGFLYFLRPKTTKMPLFEGAPIIGGKTRGILEVLSYAALIVSLVSCLIHPAPGQDQFLPIIVLLVVAGILDKTVFLAARAEHYWVTVVVFAFAPNWIAGAMIVQLSIWLFAGFSKLNSHFPSVVCVMASNSPFTPFAWFRKAMYKNYPDDLRPSNTAIVKSYMGILLELGTPIVLFTGVVSGSYTIVTIGLGMMVFLHSYITSNFPMGVPIEWNFLVVYSGFFLFGAHSQITPFALDSTAVGIFLFFFSFAIPLLGNIKPEWVSFLLAMRYYAGNWAVSVWMFRDDSYKRLENLTKTSAWLYDQLDMFYERKVSVGLVSKVMAFRLMHLHGKAFQTLVPKAVKDFERYEWVEGELIAGMIVGWNFGEGHLHSEQLLRSVQSQCGFKDGELRCIFLEGQPLGQSTLHYRIHDAEKGLIEDGKIQVNDLKDLQPWPTK is encoded by the coding sequence ATGTTCCTACCCAAAGCTCCTCCCTACGACGCCTTAGCCTGGGCAAAGATGTCCTTTGCCGAACGGGCCCGTCTATCCTGCCAGGCCTGGGCAATCCAAGGCTATGGCTCCCCTCTCGGAGCCTATATCGTTTACGTACTAAAGATCGTAGGTTATATCGCGGGATGGATCTATTTCTGTTCCTTCACGCCTGGATTAGGAGAATGGGGAACGATCTCTTGGTGGTTCCAACCTATCGCCTTCCAAAAAGCGATCGTATGGAGCTTGTTATTCGAGGTTCTTGGTCTCGGATGCGGAAGCGGTCCGTTAACCGGAAGATACTTCCCTCCTATCGGAGGATTTCTCTACTTCTTAAGACCGAAGACGACCAAAATGCCTTTATTCGAAGGGGCTCCTATCATCGGAGGAAAGACCAGAGGGATCTTAGAGGTCCTATCCTATGCAGCTCTCATTGTATCTCTTGTTTCTTGCCTGATCCATCCGGCACCGGGTCAAGATCAATTCCTACCTATCATCGTATTATTAGTTGTTGCGGGAATATTAGATAAAACTGTTTTTCTTGCGGCCAGAGCCGAGCATTATTGGGTAACCGTCGTGGTGTTCGCTTTCGCTCCGAATTGGATCGCGGGGGCCATGATCGTGCAATTATCCATCTGGCTATTTGCGGGCTTTTCCAAATTAAATTCTCACTTTCCAAGTGTAGTATGCGTAATGGCGAGTAACAGTCCTTTCACTCCATTTGCCTGGTTTAGAAAAGCGATGTATAAGAATTATCCGGACGATCTACGCCCTTCCAATACTGCGATCGTAAAATCGTATATGGGGATCTTATTGGAATTAGGGACTCCTATAGTTTTATTTACGGGAGTGGTAAGCGGTTCTTATACAATCGTAACGATCGGATTGGGAATGATGGTATTCCTTCATAGTTATATCACGAGTAATTTCCCGATGGGAGTCCCGATAGAATGGAACTTCTTGGTAGTCTATTCTGGTTTCTTCTTATTTGGAGCTCATTCCCAGATTACTCCTTTCGCATTGGACTCTACAGCGGTTGGGATCTTCCTCTTCTTCTTCTCTTTTGCGATCCCTTTATTAGGAAATATTAAACCGGAATGGGTGTCCTTCTTATTGGCAATGCGCTATTACGCAGGCAATTGGGCGGTAAGCGTATGGATGTTCAGGGACGATAGCTACAAACGATTAGAAAATCTCACCAAGACTTCTGCATGGTTGTATGATCAATTGGATATGTTCTACGAAAGAAAGGTCTCTGTAGGTTTGGTCAGCAAGGTCATGGCGTTCCGACTCATGCACCTGCACGGAAAAGCTTTCCAAACCCTGGTCCCAAAAGCCGTAAAAGATTTTGAAAGATACGAATGGGTCGAAGGAGAACTCATTGCGGGAATGATAGTCGGTTGGAATTTCGGAGAAGGACATTTGCATAGCGAACAACTTCTCAGATCCGTGCAATCTCAATGCGGTTTCAAAGACGGAGAATTGCGTTGTATCTTCTTAGAAGGACAACCGCTCGGACAATCCACATTGCATTATAGGATTCACGATGCGGAAAAAGGACTGATAGAAGACGGTAAGATCCAGGTAAACGATCTGAAAGATCTGCAGCCTTGGCCGACCAAATAA
- a CDS encoding LIC10421/LIC12816 family protein has protein sequence MKFQYPLAIVLLLSLFPFAVSSFSAEEETKLIEKALVESLSTQEQKDIVRKYLLNLAKKKRDEAGHLRELASSEPKGEASSGRKRKLVGLASQLEREAEIHEATLRNLQTTSTQ, from the coding sequence ATGAAATTCCAATATCCTCTTGCAATTGTGCTCCTTCTTTCCTTATTCCCATTTGCAGTTTCTTCTTTTTCTGCTGAAGAAGAGACGAAGCTGATCGAAAAGGCCCTTGTAGAAAGCCTTTCCACTCAGGAACAAAAAGACATCGTTCGTAAATACTTGCTCAATTTAGCTAAGAAGAAGAGGGACGAGGCCGGACATCTGAGAGAACTGGCTTCTTCCGAACCTAAGGGCGAAGCTTCTTCCGGTCGAAAAAGAAAACTAGTGGGGCTTGCTTCTCAGTTAGAAAGAGAGGCCGAGATCCATGAGGCTACATTAAGAAATCTGCAAACGACTTCCACTCAGTAA
- a CDS encoding TIGR04452 family lipoprotein, which yields MKKTVLVLFGMILAKCMVAGPIGLATQFDYQRGDVVKQRLLTASIESDLLFTSLNGKPLAIDPTDILATEFKGLQEDKYYKKAQVDNCVKNILLLFNAVSPWDLNLRRNGPCALEPEKY from the coding sequence ATGAAAAAAACAGTATTAGTTCTATTCGGAATGATTTTAGCCAAATGTATGGTCGCTGGTCCTATAGGACTTGCGACACAGTTTGACTACCAGAGAGGAGATGTAGTAAAGCAAAGATTACTCACCGCTTCTATCGAGTCGGATCTGTTGTTTACTTCTTTGAATGGAAAACCTCTTGCGATCGATCCCACCGATATTTTAGCGACTGAGTTCAAGGGATTGCAGGAAGATAAGTATTACAAGAAGGCCCAAGTGGATAATTGTGTTAAGAACATCTTACTTTTATTTAACGCAGTCTCACCTTGGGATTTAAATCTAAGAAGAAACGGGCCTTGCGCATTAGAACCGGAAAAGTATTGA
- the omp85 gene encoding Omp85 family outer membrane protein, protein MFFFRIILLVLAICFSFSLFAEDEKVAIELSESKRLSPDELQEKREGWYATGLPVFSQDPVRGQGYGARGYLYQNGNRKSPYFEFQPYMYRFGGQAYKTTNGAAYYELTFDSPFLFDTAYRLKGSINYSVNKNSQYFGIGTSTLHDLTYRDKNQPTGALISGSPFGDREDALSYRRPSDPGSPFPYQSNREYNTYEFRSTTGTFSIDKTFAKAFRWIVAPEFSQNIIRTFDYPNGRVTNNQDYFTPAKDPNTGWASSTPNGKSKLTQDYQKGLINGFHGGNVNYLHLGLAYDTRDFEPDPDSGMLLEVNYSNVSRKSGSDFEFQKFFAQGKFFYMPFPKLFEELVIASRAAVQYAKGEVPFSEYRYMWSIDGAINGLGGLQTLRGYRQERFIGPMIGFGNVEIRWRFGTFKFWDQLVTLSLVPFYDFGRVWDGYHDIGTQGYKFSYGSGLRIIWNQATVILIDYGKSREDSQLFIDVGHIF, encoded by the coding sequence TTGTTCTTCTTTCGGATCATTCTACTGGTTTTAGCGATCTGCTTTTCCTTCTCCTTATTTGCGGAGGATGAGAAGGTTGCCATTGAGTTGAGCGAATCGAAACGTCTTTCTCCGGACGAATTGCAAGAAAAAAGAGAAGGTTGGTATGCTACAGGACTTCCTGTCTTCTCCCAAGATCCAGTAAGAGGCCAAGGCTATGGAGCTCGGGGTTATCTCTACCAAAACGGAAATCGCAAGAGCCCTTATTTCGAATTCCAACCGTATATGTACAGGTTCGGGGGTCAGGCATACAAGACTACAAACGGTGCCGCATACTATGAGCTGACCTTCGACAGTCCCTTCTTATTCGATACCGCCTATCGATTGAAGGGAAGCATTAACTATAGCGTTAACAAAAACTCTCAGTATTTCGGAATTGGGACGTCTACTTTACACGATCTGACATATAGAGATAAGAATCAACCGACTGGGGCCTTGATCTCAGGTAGTCCTTTTGGGGATCGGGAGGATGCTCTTTCCTATCGTAGACCTTCCGATCCAGGATCTCCCTTCCCGTACCAAAGCAATCGAGAATACAATACGTACGAGTTCCGTTCCACTACAGGTACCTTTTCTATCGATAAGACCTTTGCGAAGGCGTTCCGTTGGATCGTAGCCCCTGAGTTTTCTCAGAACATCATTCGTACATTCGATTATCCTAATGGAAGGGTCACAAACAATCAGGACTATTTTACTCCGGCAAAGGATCCGAATACTGGTTGGGCTTCTTCTACTCCGAACGGTAAAAGCAAACTGACTCAGGACTATCAAAAGGGTCTGATCAACGGATTTCATGGGGGGAATGTAAACTACTTACACCTGGGGCTCGCGTACGATACCAGAGACTTCGAGCCGGATCCTGATTCCGGAATGCTTTTGGAAGTGAATTACTCCAATGTATCCAGAAAGTCGGGCTCCGATTTCGAGTTCCAGAAATTCTTTGCACAAGGGAAATTCTTCTATATGCCCTTTCCCAAGTTGTTCGAGGAATTGGTAATTGCTTCTCGCGCCGCCGTTCAATACGCGAAAGGAGAAGTTCCTTTTTCAGAATATCGTTATATGTGGTCCATTGACGGAGCGATCAACGGTTTAGGTGGTCTTCAGACCTTAAGAGGATATAGACAGGAACGGTTTATCGGTCCTATGATCGGCTTCGGGAATGTGGAAATCAGATGGAGGTTTGGCACTTTCAAGTTTTGGGATCAGCTCGTGACCTTGAGCTTAGTTCCATTCTACGATTTCGGAAGGGTCTGGGACGGATACCATGATATCGGTACCCAGGGATACAAATTCTCTTACGGTAGCGGTCTACGTATCATCTGGAACCAAGCCACTGTGATCCTGATCGATTACGGTAAGTCCAGGGAAGATTCCCAGCTATTCATCGATGTGGGACATATCTTCTAA